The following are encoded in a window of Bradyrhizobium guangdongense genomic DNA:
- a CDS encoding cysteine rich repeat-containing protein, with protein sequence MKTSILAALLLTVAAVPASAQSGPSPQEQMACRGDASKFCAEHIGKPPQMNACLRENKTKLSDACRKVVESHGG encoded by the coding sequence ATGAAGACTTCAATTCTTGCCGCGCTGCTGCTCACCGTCGCTGCCGTGCCCGCTTCAGCGCAATCCGGCCCCTCCCCGCAGGAGCAGATGGCCTGCCGCGGCGACGCGAGCAAGTTCTGCGCCGAGCACATCGGCAAGCCGCCGCAGATGAATGCCTGCCTGCGCGAGAACAAGACCAAGCTCTCGGACGCCTGTCGCAAGGTGGTTGAATCGCACGGGGGGTGA